A window from Fusarium musae strain F31 chromosome 8, whole genome shotgun sequence encodes these proteins:
- a CDS encoding hypothetical protein (EggNog:ENOG41) has translation MTQASTKVQQLIDNNSVVVFSKSYCPYCKQTKKTLDELNAEYELLELDEVSDGSALQDALEQISGQRTVPNVYIKQQHIGGNSDVQSLKSGGKLASLLREAGALKA, from the exons ATGACTCAAGCATCCACCAAGGTTCAGCAGCTCATTGACAACAACTCTGTTG TTGTCTTCTCCAAGTCTTACTGCCCTTACTGCAAGCAGACCAAGAAGACTCTGGATGAGCTTAACGCCGAGTACGAGCTCCTCGAGCTTGACGAAGTTT CCGACGGCTCTGCCCTCCAGGATGCTCTTGAGCAAATCTCTGGCCAGCGCACTGTTCCCAATGTCTACATCAAGCAGCAGCACATTGGCGGCAACTCTGACGTTCAGAGCCTAAAGTCTGGTGGAAAGCTTGCTTCCCTGCTCAGGGAGGCTGGTGCCCTGAAGGCGTAA
- a CDS encoding hypothetical protein (EggNog:ENOG41), whose protein sequence is MSDLTHFDLLPLQMDPQSKAISSQQPSRTLNAELEALNTLHRSLLNVESPTGAPPPPVPVNPKRTAQVTKLRDSGNNEYRKGKYPEAIKYYTLGFQMAMQRPMWEPSQLVREEISGILANRAQAHMAMQNWAEGAVDAHASVEARWVGNAKAWWRRGRCLAEMGRLEEARDWVRRGLEVEGEEGELVQLLKDLEERIEKQEA, encoded by the coding sequence ATGTCGGACCTCACACATTTCGacctcctccccctccagATGGACCCTCAATCCAAGGCCATCAGCTCTCAACAACCATCGCGCACACTCAACGCCGAGCTCGAAGCCCTCAACACCCTCCACcgctctcttctcaacgTCGAATCACCCACAGGCGCACCCCCTCCTCCCGTGCCCGTCAACCCCAAGCGCACCGCCCAAGTGACCAAGCTTCGCGACTCCGGCAACAACGAGTACCGCAAGGGCAAATATCCCGAGGCGATCAAGTACTACACCCTCGGCTTCCAGATGGCCATGCAGCGACCCATGTGGGAGCCCTCGCAGCTGGTGCGAGAGGAGATCAGCGGAATCCTGGCGAACCGAGCGCAGGCGCACATGGCGATGCAGAACTGGGCCGAGGGCGCTGTGGATGCCCATGCGAGTGTTGAGGCGCGCTGGGTAGGAAATGCAAAGGCTTGGTGGAGACGGGGAAGGTGTTTGGCTGAGATGGGAAGACTGGAGGAGGCGAGGGATTGGGTCAGGAGAGGACTTGAGgttgagggtgaagaaggagagTTAGTGCAGTTGTtgaaggatcttgaggagaggattgagaagcaggaggCATGA
- a CDS encoding hypothetical protein (EggNog:ENOG41), whose translation MSRQTPRKARHSRQPSNRIPAVSDYESDAAAIHADYAPPPPRTNTELNLSVLQRYLPSIHTILSIAANAVIYTFNSASESWEKSGVEGTMFVCAQSPLPEDPGQRARACVFVLNRRGLDNVIVDLSRVTHAEVSGELVIMKVEGEWQEGDKVLGVWIHNDKDETREVNAAIIQEAWKIARSAGPVEPQGPEAGPAMQAMGKRLSLSDLFGSGNGPNIGH comes from the coding sequence ATGAGCCGACAAACACCACGAAAGGCTCGCCACAGCCGTCAGCCGTCAAACCGTATCCCTGCCGTTTCAGACTATGAATCCGATGCCGCTGCCATACATGCCGATTACgcgccaccacctccacgTACTAATACTGAGCTTAATCTCTCTGTCCTCCAACGTTACCTCCCCTCCATCCACACCATCCTCAGTATAGCCGCCAACGCTGTCATATACACATTCAACAGCGCTTCCGAAAGCTGGGAGAAGTCGGGAGTCGAAGGCACCATGTTTGTCTGCGCGCAGAGTCCGCTCCCTGAGGATCCAGGTCAGCGAGCACGAGCTTGCGTGTTTGTTCTCAACAGACGGGGACTTGACAACGTGATCGTGGACCTTTCACGGGTCACACATGCAGAGGTGTCTGGGGAGCTTGTCATTATGAAGGTCGAGGGCGAATGGCAGGAGGGCGACAAGGTACTGGGAGTGTGGATTCACAACGATAAGGACGAAACACGAGAAGTAAACGCTGCCATAATCCAGGAAGCTTGGAAGATTGCACGGTCGGCGGGTCCAGTTGAACCACAAGGTCCCGAGGCTGGTCCAGCTATGCAGGCGATGGGTAAGAGGCTGAGTCTGAGTGATCTGTTCGGATCAGGAAATGGTCCCAATATTGGACACTAG
- a CDS encoding hypothetical protein (EggNog:ENOG41) has translation MAKPWVSSHSHTQPDHNRQTTKEKDQPADSTSKNRNSVRFSTYSMAPSLSPTVGTTDSAHAEIRDIATGLDRMENKALSSQRVTLTDEKTDTMSKLALGAKLERALDRRMSGQDAVMRPRGQSLNEKLSEKE, from the coding sequence ATGGCTAAGCCGTGGGTCTCGTCGCACTCTCACACTCAGCCCGACCACAACCGTCAAACCACCAAGGAAAAGGATCAACCCGCTGACTCTACCTCCAAGAACCGCAACTCGGTCCGCTTCAGCACCTACAGCATGGCTCCTTCGCTGTCTCCCACCGTCGGCACAACCGACTCTGCTCACGCCGAGATCCGCGACATCGCTACCGGCCTCGACCGCATGGAGAACAAGGCTCTCTCCTCCCAGCGCGTCACCCTCACCGACGAGAAGACGGACACCATGAGCAAGCTCGCCCTCGGTGCTAAGCTCGAGCGCGCTCTCGACCGAAGAATGAGCGGCCAGGACGCTGTCATGCGACCTCGTGGCCAGAGCCTCAACGAGAAGCTCAGCGAAAAGGAGTAG
- a CDS encoding hypothetical protein (EggNog:ENOG41~BUSCO:EOG09264B74): protein MLRPSTFRPALRASAHTRCAIALTTRRTLFSQRSNRLTDDLDVNQLNSKRRDYEQNRTAFLAAGAIAGIVSFVYTAWKLKKAIEAQGEKEKAAIKCDTEVPTEIFKTEAGEKRKVVIHDEDGNEVVPTGNKTVKLFPRRLEVEDAGAAGDVAGPIAAAVTDKHGTEFTLVGLGTRTVTFLGIEVYVVGFYVATQDIEKLQRYLVKKINPLATTLIPSEKEDLRKALQDPVEGEETWNSILKDAGCRSAFRITPVRDTDFPHMRDGLVRAIQARSSHNPEYNDETFGNAMRHFKVLFQRGLVAKKNELLLVRDAAGKLTITYTDGTRKESVKSTLGTVEDERLSRLLWLNYLSGKKVASEEARKNIINGVMEFVERPVGTVATQVL from the coding sequence ATGCTCCGTCCCTCAACTTTCCGCCCTGCGCTTCGCGCATCAGCCCACACTAGATGCGCCATCGCTCTAACAACCCGAAGGACTCTATTCTCCCAGCGATCGAACCGTCTAACCGATGACCTCGATGTCAATCAGCTCAATTCGAAGCGACGAGATTACGAACAGAACCGCACCGCTTTTCTAGCTGCTGGTGCCATTGCCGGCATCGTTTCCTTCGTCTACACTGCATGGAAATTGAAGAAGGCcattgaagctcaaggagaaaaagagaaggcTGCTATCAAATGCGATACGGAAGTTCCGACAGAAATCTTCAAGACCGAAGCGGGCGAGAAGCGAAAAGTGGTTATtcacgatgaagatggaaatgagGTTGTTCCTACGGGCAACAAGACCGTCAAACTGTTCCCTCGAAGGttagaagttgaagatgctggAGCAGCAGGCGACGTCGCTGGTCcgattgctgctgctgtaacGGACAAGCATGGTACAGAATTCACACTGGTTGGTTTGGGAACAAGGACAGTGACCTTCCTTGGCATCGAGGTGTACGTGGTGGGCTTTTATGTTGCTACCCAGGATATCGAGAAGCTTCAGCGATATCTGGTCAAGAAGATTAACCCTCTAGCCACAACATTGATTCCTTCTGAGAAGGAGGATCTGCGCAAAGCTCTCCAGGATCCTGTCGAGGGTGAAGAGACATGGAACTCGATTCTCAAGGACGCTGGATGCCGCTCAGCATTCCGCATCACCCCTGTTCGAGATACTGACTTCCCTCATATGCGCGACGGCCTTGTGAGGGCTATTCAGGCTCGCTCATCACATAATCCGGAGTATAACGACGAGACATTTGGAAATGCCATGCGACATTTCAAGGTCCTATTCCAACGAGGTCTCgtagccaagaagaacgaaCTGCTTCTTGTCCGAGATGCTGCTGGAAAGTTGACCATCACTTACACTGATGGCACTCGCAAGGAGTCTGTCAAGTCTACACTGGGAactgttgaggatgagcgACTTTCAAGGCTGCTGTGGCTCAACTACCTCTCTGGTAAGAAGGTTGCGTCAGAGGAGGCCAGGAAGAACATCATCAATGGCGTCATGGAGTTTGTCGAAAGACCTGTTGGTACTGTGGCCACCCAGGTTTTGTGA
- the HOB3 gene encoding BAR adaptor protein Hob3 translates to MEAAALRLQKESKGYLDSLRAMTASQMRIAETIDAFYGDSGAKDGVSRSYKQAVEDLDAETIKALDGPYRTTVLDPITRFCAYFPDVNEAIKKRAHKLLDYDALRAKVKRLAEKPDKDATKLPRTEKEMEMAKAAYEQLNEQLSTELPQLIDLRVPYLDPTFEALVKIQLRFCAEAYSRMAQVQQYLDADTRDQYAEGQLDARVEQVLQEIRELSISGTV, encoded by the exons ATGGAAGCTGCTGCTTTACGACTACAAAAGGAATCAAAGGGGTATCTTGACTCCCTGAGAG CCATGACCGCATCGCAAATGCGAATCGCCGAGACGATAGATGCGTTCTACGGCGACTCAGGCGCGAAAGACGGTGTCAGCAGAAGTTACAAGCAGGCCGTCGAGGATCTAGATGCCGAAACCATCAAAGCCCTCGATGGCCCCTACCGAACAACCGTTCTCGACCCCATCACACGGTTCTGCGCCTACTTCCCCGACGTCAACGAGGCGATTAAGAAGCGCGCTCACAAACTGCTCGACTACGACGCCCTCCGCGCAAAGGTGAAGCGCCTCGCCGAGAAGCCCGACAAGGACGCCACGAAGCTGCCCCGGaccgagaaggagatggagatggcaaAGGCTGCTTACGAGCAGCTGAACGAGCAACTCAGCACCGAGCTGCCCCAACTTATCGATCTCCGCGTGCCGTACCTCGACCCCACTTTCGAAGCCCTCGTCAAGATCCAGCTGCGTTTCTGTGCAGAGGCGTATTCGCGCATGGCGCAAGTGCAGCAGTACCTGGATGCTGACACCAGAGATCAGTATGCCGAGGGACAACTAGACGCCAGAGTGGAGCAGGTGTTGCAGGAGATTCGGGAGTTGAGCATCAGCGGCACGGTCTAG
- a CDS encoding hypothetical protein (EggNog:ENOG41~BUSCO:EOG09260GOF): protein MAAAAAGPASRQSPATADEQEDSRSSSSSTSPAPADNEESDFFLGANDSQSSIGVPNFQDMQVEDACQPPVHRLPNEILISVFAKLSSTSDLFHCMLVCKRWARNTVDQLWHRPACTSWKNHGSICQTLQLDSPSFRYRDFIKRLNLAALADKISDGSVMPLAVCSRVERLTLTNCRNLTDSGLIALVENSTSLLALDISNDKNITEQSINTIAKNCSRLQGLNISGCENVSNESMINLATSCRYIKRLKLNECSQLQDDAIHAFAENCPNILEIDLHQCNRIGNGPITSLMVKGNCLRELRLASCELIDDDAFLSLPSGRLFEHLRILDLTSCVRLTDAAVQKIIDVAPRLRNLVLAKCRNITDVAVHAISKLGKNLHYVHLGHCGNITDEGVKRLVQNCNRIRYIDLGCCVNLTDESVKRLALLPKLKRIGLVKCSSITDDSVFHLAEAAFRPRVRRDASGMLVGNEYYASSLERVHLSYCVNLTLKSIMKLLNSCPRLTHLSLTGVAAFQRDDFQPYCRQAPPEFTQHQRDVFCVFSGAMVSKFRDFLNTSPQFEDLWDMHSWNRTAVYPGQRQRASVMQPTANAGDGADDEMVDDDNDFEGLDGSEMVVDAQAQNPVNGNGTINPNSLMNHGFQQAIPIPPPPPSIPTGQLPPFFPTFARFLPSSSLIRQEPGLLEPYFNQSRINNLLEGGSSQHTTSQASAAPLGHGHPGNGESATGASTATIHRPQENGDQSDAMN, encoded by the exons ATGGCCGCTGCCGCCGCTGGCCCTGCCTCTCGGCAGAGTCCTGCAACCGCCGACGAGCAGGAAGATTCTcgatcgtcatcctcgtcaacttcCCCCGCGCCCGCCGATAACGAAGAGTCCGATTTCTTTCTTGGAGCCAACGACTCCCAGTCAAGCATCGGAGTCCCCAACTTTCAAGATATGCAGGTGGAAGATGCTTGCCAACCGCCCGTCCATCGGTTGCCCAACGAGATCCTCATCAGCGTGTTTGCCAAATTGAGTTCCACCTCCGATCTGTTCCACTGCATGCTGGTTTGCAAACGCTGGGCTAGAAACACAGTCGATCAACTCTGGCATCGACCAGCGTGCACGAGTTGGAAGAACCACGGCAGCATTTGCCAAACGTTGCAGCTCGACAGCCCGTCTTTCAGATATCGCGACTTTATCAAGAGACTAAACCTCGCCGCCCTTGCTGACAAAATCAGCGATGGCAGTGTTATGCCCCTCGCAGTCTGCAGTCGGGTGGAACGTCTGACACTTACGAACTGTCGCAACCTCACCGATTCCGGACTTATCGCCCTTGTGGAGAATAGCACCTCGCTGCTGGCACTCGACATCTCCAACGACAAGAACATTACCGAGCAGTCTATCAACACGATCGCCAAGAACTGCAGTCGCCTTCAAGGACTCAACATTTCTGGCTGCGAGAATGTCTCCAACGAGAGCATGATCAACTTGGCAACAAGCTGTCGCTATATTAAGAGA CTGAAGTTGAATGAATGTAGCCAGCTCCAAGACGACGCTATCCATGCCTTCGCCGAAAACTGTCCCAACATCCTCGAGATCGACCTCCACCAGTGCAATCGCATTGGTAACGGCCCTATAACTTCTCTTATGGTCAAGGGCAACTGTCTCCGAGAGCTACGACTTGCAAGCTGCGAACTAATCGACGACGATGCTTTTCTGTCTCTACCCTCTGGACGACTATTTGAACATCTCCGCATTCTCGACCTCACATCCTGCGTGCGTTTGACAGACGCTGCTGTCCAGAAGATTATTGATGTCGCACCTCGCCTTCGCAACCTTGTTCTTGCCAAGTGCCGAAACATCACTGATGTAGCCGTTCATGCTATCTCGAAGCTTGGTAAGAACCTGCATTACGTGCATCTGGGTCACTGTGGCAATATCACCGACGAAGGTGTCAAGAGATTAGTACAGAACTGCAACCGCATTCGATACATCGATCTGGGCTGCTGTGTCAACTTGACAGATGAGAGTGTGAAGCGCCTTGCTCTGTTGCCCAAGCTGAAGCGTATTGGGCTTGTGAAATGTAGCTCCATCACCGATGACTCAGTCTTTCATCTTGCTGAAGCCGCATTCCGCCCCAGAGTACGACGAGATGCCAGTGGCATGCTCGTTGGCAACGAGTACTACGCCTCGAGTCTCGAGCGTGTTCATCTGAGCTACTGTGTCAACCTTACCCTCAAG AGTATCATGAAGTTGCTCAACTCATGCCCTCGATTGACCCACTTGAGTTTGACTGGAGTTGCTGCTTTCCAGCGTGACGACTTCCAGCCATACTGTAGACAAGCACCCCCGG AATTCACCCAACACCAGCGAGATGTGTTTTGCGTCTTTTCCGGCGCCATGGTATCCAAATTCCGTGATTTCCTCAACACTTCACCACAATTCGAGGACCTTTGGGATATGCACAGCTGGAACCGAACAGCAGTCTACCCCGGACAACGGCAACGTGCTTCCGTAATGCAGCCAACAGCCAATGCCGGAGATGGAGCCGACGATGAGATGGTTGACGATGACAATGATTTCGAGGGTCTGGACGGCAGCGAGATGGTCGTGGATGCACAGGCACAGAATCCGGTCAACGGCAACGGAACGATAAATCCCAACTCTCTTATGAATCACGGATTTCAACAAGCTATTCCCATACCGCCTCCACCTCCTAGCATCCCAACAGGTCAGCTCCCTCCATTCTTTCCGACGTTCGCCCGCTTCCTgccttcatcgtcactcATACGACAGGAACCAGGATTGCTTGAGCCATATTTTAATCAGAGCAGAATTAACAACCTACTAGAAGGCGGATCGTCACAGCATACCACTAGCCAAGCCAGCGCAGCACCTCTTGGACACGGGCATCCAGGGAACGGGGAATCCGCGACCGGCGCAAGCACTGCGACTATCCACCGACCCCAAGAGAACGGTGACCAATCTGACGCCATGAATTGA
- a CDS encoding hypothetical protein (EggNog:ENOG41) — MFNPRFLVVSLGNPLPKYESLHSAGHFALNGLAQVLRQPSFREVAFGVQSPTLMNISGRFVAKAWKEMTNQHDPSSLSLVIVHDELEKDLGIVRLTAWDRSHKGHNGIKSVKGSLSQNKYPTSPFVRIAVGIGRPAERDPETVSRYVLDRISSDKRRILEEEAPWKVAECLVELEKEWKTELKS, encoded by the exons ATGTTCAATCCCCGCTTTCTCGTTGTCAGTCTGGGCAATCCCTTGCCCAAATACGAAAGTCTACATTCTGCCGGTCATTTCGCTCTCAATGGCCTCGCTCAAGTCTTGCGTCAACCCTCCTTTCGAGAGGTGGCATTCGGAG TTCAATCGCCTACTCTGATGAACATCTCTGGACGTTTTGTCGCAAAGGCGTGGAAAGAAATGACCAATCAACATGACCCCTCATCACTCAGTCTAGTGATTGTTCACGATGAACTCGAGAAGGACTTGGGCATTGTGCGGCTCACGGCGTGGGACCGAAGTCACAAAGGCCACAATGGTATCAAAAGTGTCAAGGGATCTCTTTCACAAAATAAATACCCCACGTCGCCGTTTGTACGAATTGCCGTTGGGATTGGACGACCCGCCGAGAGAGACCCCGAGACCGTTAGCCGTTACGTTCTTGATCGGATATCAAGCGACAAAAGGAGAATtctagaagaagaagcaccatGGAAAGTCGCCGAGTGCCTAGTTGAGCTGGAAAAAGAATGGAAGACTGAGCTCAAGTCATGA
- the CRP46 gene encoding 60S ribosomal protein L16 (EggNog:ENOG41), with protein sequence MSSFEQVVVIDGKGHLLGRLASIVAKQLLSGQKIVIVRCEALNISGEFFRAKLKYHAHLRKITRYNPTRGGPFHFRAPSRIFYKAVRGMIPHKTARGAAALERLKVFEGVPPPYDKTKKVVVPQALRVLRLQPGRKFCTVGRLSSEVGWKYEDVVARLEERRKAKGAAFYERKKIAARQLADAKKNASVKEETAKALANYGY encoded by the exons ATGTCGAGCTTCGAGCAAGTT GTCGTCATCGATGGCAAGGGCCACCTCCTTGGCCGACTCGCCTCCATTGTCGCCAAGCAGCTCCTGAGCGGCCAGAAGATTGTTATTGTCCGCTGCGAGGCTCTCAACATCTCTGGCGAGTTCTTCCGTGCGAAGC TCAAGTACCACGCCCACCTCCGAAAGATCACCCGTTACAACCCCACCCGCGGTG GTCCCTTCCACTTCCGCGCTCCCTCCCGAATCTTCTACAAGGCTGTCCGTGGCATGATCCCCCACAAGACCGCCCgtggtgctgctgctctcGAGCGCCTCAAGGTCTTCGAGGGTGTCCCCCCTCCCTAcgacaagaccaagaaggtCGTCGTTCCCCAGGCTCTCCGTGTTCTCCGACTCCAGCCCGGCCGCAAGTTCTGCACTGTCGGTCGTCTGTCCAGCGAGGTTGGCTGGAAGTACGAGGACGTCGTTGCTCG ATTGGAGGAGCGAAGAAAGGCCAAGGGCGCTGCTTTCTACGAGCGCAAGAAGATCGCTGCCCGACAACTGGCTGATGCGAAGAAGAACGCTTctgtcaaggaggagaccgCAAAGGCCCTTGCCAACTACGGCTACTAA
- the AMT1_2 gene encoding ammonium transporter Amt1 — protein MTTPYNGTTDHADYGYSTHVHDLNIFYDTGNLTFLAVSAVLVLLMIPGVGFFYSGLARRKSALTLILLSMISVAVISFQWFFWGYSLTFSRTGNSFLGDLTQFGLMDTLAQPNGSSALPDILFCLYQGMFAAITPALAIGCVADRGRILPAIVFMFLWATIVYDPIAYWTWNANGWLFNLPSYDFAGGGPVHVSSGTCALAYSLMLGKRTGYSNNNGLPYRPHNVTHVVLGTVFLWVGWFGFNGGSALAMNIRAVMACYVTNLAASCGAIAWILLDYRLEKKWSTIGFCSGAISGLVAITPAAGFVKPWAAVIIGICGGVFCNFATKVKFLINVDDSLDIFAIHGIGGMVGNILTGIFGTKTIASLDGGEYDPIGWVDGHFVQLGYQIAGTLAVFAWSFTLTCILLFLLNLIPGLSLRVSAEEEELGTDDGQLGEFAYDYVEMTRHMADSTHPHSDASARTSQEKV, from the exons ATGACCACTCCTTACAATGGCACCACTGATCATGCCGACTATGGCTACTCAACCCATGTGCAtgatctcaacatcttctacGAC ACGGGCAACTTGACGTTCCTCGCTGTCAGCGCCGTGCTTGTGCTTCTCATGATTCCCGGCGTCGGCTTCTTCTACAGTGGTCTCGCCCGTCGCAAGTCTGCTTTGACGCTCATTCTGTTGTCAATGATATCAGTTGCGGTCATCAGCTTTCAGTGGTTCTTCTGGGGGTactccttgaccttctcgcGAACTGGAAACTCTTTCCTCGGTGACTTGACCCAGTTTGGTCTCATGGACACCCTCGCTCAGCCCAATGGCTCTTCTGCTCTCCCTGACATTCTCTTTTGTCTGTACCAGGGCATGTTCGCTGCCATTAC TCCTGCCCTTGCCATCGGTTGCGTTGCTGATCGAGGTCGCATCCTCCCCGCTATCGTCTTCATGTTCCTTTGGGCCACCATCGTCTACGACCCCATCGCCTACTGGACCTGGAACGCCAATGGCTGGCTCTTCAACCTTCCCAGCTACGACTTTGCTGGAGGCGGTCCCGTTCACGTTTCCTCGGGAACCTGTGCGCTCGCCTACTCCCTCATGCTCGGCAAGCGTACCGGCtactccaacaacaacggtCTTCCTTACCGCCCTCACAACGTCACCCATGTCGTTCTCGGCACGGTCTTCCTCTGGGTTGGTTGGTTCGGCTTCAACGGCGGTTCTGCTCTCGCCATGAACATCCGCGCCGTCATGGCATGCTACGTTACCAACCTGGCTGCCTCATGCGGTGCCATTGCCTGGATCCTCCTCGATTACCGtctcgagaagaagtggaGCACCATTGGTTTCTGCTCCGGTGCCATTTCTGGTCTCGTTGCCATCACTCCTGCCGCTGGTTTCGTGAAGCCCTGGGCTGCCGTCATCATCGGAATCTGCGGTGGTGTCTTCTGCAACTTCGCCACCAAGGTCAAGTTCCTCATCAACGTTGACGACAGTCTTGATATCTTTGCCATCCACGGTATTGGTGGTATGGTCGGCAACATCCTCACCGGTATCTTTGGAAC CAAAACCATTGCCTCTCTCGACGGTGGAGAGTACGACCCTATTGGTTGGGTTGATGGTCACTTTGTTCAGCTGGGTTACCAAATTGCTGGTACTCTTGCCGTCTTCGCCTGGTCCTTCACTCTCACTtgcatcctcctcttccttctcaacctcattcCTGGCCTCTCCCTTCGTGTCTccgctgaggaggaggagcttggcaCTGATGACGGCCAGCTTGGCGAGTTCGCCTATGACTATGTTGAGATGACTCGACACATGGCTGACAGCACACATCCTCATTCTGATGCTAGTGCCCGAACAAGTCAGGAGAAGGTCTAA